TTGTCCACCAGGCCCATGCCTGCGAACAGGATGAAGAGCGGGACCACGGAGGTGATGATGGGCAGTGACTGCATGACGAACAGCAGCAGGGAGTACCCGGAGACGGCCTTGCTGCGCCCGCGGGAGAGGACGTAGCCGGCCGGTGCGGCCACCGCGACGGACACCACCACGGTGGAGAGGGTGGTGATCAGGCTGTTCTGCAGCCAGGTGGCCGCCAGCGTGCCGGAGAACACGTTGGCGAGGTTCTCGAATGTCAGGCCGGTAGCGGTGCTGGTGGGCCCGGGGGTGAAGGCGAGCACCACCGTGACCATGATCGGCACCAGGACTATCGCGGTGATGAGCAGGATGGCGGTGAACCGCCACCAGCGGCCGCGATCGCCCGCTTCGGAGAGGACGCGCTTGTTCTTGGCCGGTCCGGCGACGCCGAGGACTGGCCCGGACTGGGGATGGGCGTGGACTGCTGCGCTCATTATTCGACGCTCGACTTTCGGATCTGGCGGTACAGAAGAACGGAGATAACCACCAGGGTCATGGTCATCAGGAACGCGATGGCCACGCCGGGTCCGGTGGCGAAGTCCTGGAAGACCGTGCGGTAGGCCAGGACCACCAGGGAAGTGGTGGCGTTGACCGGGCCGCCGCCTGTCAGCAGGTAGATGGTGGGGAAGTCATTGACGCAGAAGATCGTCATCAAAATCCAGGAGATGTAAGTGGACCGGGCAATCAGGGGCAGGGTGATCTGGCTGAACTGCTGCCAGCGCGTGGCGCCGTCCATGCTGGCCGCTTCGTAGACGGTGGTGTCCACGGAGGCGAGGGCCGCCGAGATCATCATCATCATGAACGGGAAGCTGACCCAGACCTTGAACACCATCACGGTGATGGCGGCGAGATTGGGATCGGCCAGGAACAGCGGAGTGCCCAAACCGAAGTTGCGGAAGAGGGAAGGAATGAGGCTGTCCGGAGTGGCCACCAACCAGTTCCAGGCGGTCGAGGACACCACAATGGGGACGACCCAGGGCAGCAGGAGGAGGACCTTGAAGGTGCCGCCGGCGGGGATTCTGGTGCGGAGTAACAACGCCAGGCCCAGGCCGACCAGCCAGGAGCCGAACACGCCGACGATGGTGAACATCAGGGTGAACTGCGCCGCCTTCCAGAAGGCCGGGGAGGACAGGACAGCGGCAAAGTTGTCGCCGGCGACGAAGTTTCCAGTTTGCAGCAGGTCTCCGTCGTGCGTGGCCTGGACTGCCGCGTAGATAAGGGGATAACCGTGGATCAGGACCAGCAGGACCACGGACGGGATCAGGAGCCAGATGAACGTCCTGGTGGTTTGAGCGGACAGCTTGCTCTTGCGGTTGCCGCTCCCGCTCCCGCCCCCGCCGGGAGCGATTCCCTTGCGGGCCCGGCTAAGTCCGGACTGCGCTGTAGTGGTTGTCATGGACTGGCCGCTCTACTTTTTCAGAACCGATTCGAGGGCGGACTGGAAGGTCTGCAGTGCGGTCTTGGCATCGGACTTGCCAGTAATGATGGTCTGGCTGAACTGGTTCAGTGCCTGGCCGCCATCGAGGGCCGCGAGGTTCGCGTTCAGCGTGTTGCCCTGGGAAGCGAAGGTCTTGGCGATGGGCTGCCACTCCTTGACGATCTTGACGTTATTGGGGTCGGACGCAAACTCGGGGATCTCGGTGATGGACTTGAAGACCGGCAGGGCGGACATCAGCTTTTGGCGCCACAGTTCCTTGAGCTGGCCCAGGTAGTAGACCAGGAATTCCTCGGATGCCTCCTGGGACGGAGTGTTGGTGTACATCATGATGTTGTTGGGGAAAACGATGGTTGCCTTGTCCCCGTGCGGGCCCTTGATGGGGTCCGCCACGAGCAGGTCGCCGGAGGTGTCGCCAACGCGCTGCGGGACATTGACCTGGAACAGGCCGTAGCCGGCTTTGCCGTCCTTCCACTGGGCGGACATGTTGTCGGTGGTGTAGCTGACGGCGGCGGGATCGACGATTCCGTTGGACACCAGTTCCAGGACGAATTCCATGGCTTCGACGTTGCGGTCGTTCATCAGGTCAAGTTCGCCGTCCTTGGTGAAGACACCGCCGCCGTTGTTGACCATCATCATGATCATGGAGTGGTTGGCGTAGTTGTTGCCTGACCCGGCACCGGTGGTGAAGCCGAACGCGCCGACCTTTTTGAGTGCCTTGCCGGCTTCGAGGAGGGACGGCCAGTCGGTCGGAAGTGCCACGTTGGCCTTCTCGAACAGCGACTTGCGGTACCAGAACACGCGCATGTCCAGCTGCCACGGGACAGCTACGTACCCCTTGTCAGTCTTGAACGGGTCCAGCACGCCCGGCAGGAAGTCGTCGAACTGGCCGTTGCTCTTGAGCTTCTCGATCACCTTGTCTGCGTACGCGATCTGGCCCTGCTTCTCGAACTGGAAGGCTTGGAAACCGCCGCCGGTGGAGACTGCCGGACCGGTCTTGGACGCGATCGCCGAGGAGAACGTCTGGTAGAAGTTGTTCCACTGGATGATCTGGTAGCTGGCCTTGCTGTTGGCCCCGGAGAAGCCTTCAGCGATCTTCTTGGCGGCGTCGTTGTACGCCGGGGTGGCCCACGGCATGTCCCAGAACTTGATGGTTCCGCCCGCGCTTCCACCGCCGCCCTGCGAAGCGGAGCCGCCGCCGCAGGCGGCCAGGAGGGGAACTGAGGCCGCTGCGGCAGCGAAGCCCAGGAACCCCCGCCGGGAGAAGGCGGAAGATGCGATGGAGGGTTTGGTAGACACGATGGTTTCCTTTCAGGGCCCGGAGTGACTGAATGCCCGGGCCCTTCTCGACAATGAGTGGATGTTGACTTGAGGAACTGGAACTGGAACTGCTGGTGGTTCGGTAGGGCTGTCTAACTGGTGAGTTGGCGGAGAAGTGACATAACGGAGGTTAACTGCGCCAGGTCGTTGGCCGGGATCCCGGAAGAGATATGCGAGTGGACTCGCGACCAGCTGGTCCGGTGGGAGGATTCGTACAGTGTGGGAAGCGTCGTCGCTCCTTCGGTGGTTACCGCGCGGACCGCCGCCGGCCACGCCGCCGCAGGGTCCGGGAGGACGACGTCGGCACGCCCGGTTGAGGTGAGAATCGAGAGACTGGCGGTGGCCGGCAGCACGGACGTCATGATGCCCTGCAAAGCGACGGGCGCCCCGCCGGCCAGGACGCCGGCAACCGTGTAGCCGTTTGCGAGGCGCTGGACCATCCGCACGTTCTGCACTTCGATCCCGCACTGCACCAGGACGGCCAGCTGGTCCGTCAGCAGGTGCAGGGGATCGGTCCCGGGGCCGGCCACGGCAACCGAGTCAAGCAGGACGGCGTCGCTGAGGGCCGCGGCGATCACGCCGTGCACGTTTTCGCTGGTAGGAGCCAGGGCCGCGTTGCCAGCCCACTTCTGGTCCAGCACCACCACCGCAGCCGCGGCACCGGCGACGCCGGTGAGTTCGGCGGGGTCTTCGGCCACCGGGCCGGAAACCACAACACCCTTGGCGCCATTTCGGA
This genomic window from Arthrobacter sp. 24S4-2 contains:
- a CDS encoding carbohydrate ABC transporter permease; amino-acid sequence: MSAAVHAHPQSGPVLGVAGPAKNKRVLSEAGDRGRWWRFTAILLITAIVLVPIMVTVVLAFTPGPTSTATGLTFENLANVFSGTLAATWLQNSLITTLSTVVVSVAVAAPAGYVLSRGRSKAVSGYSLLLFVMQSLPIITSVVPLFILFAGMGLVDNLLGITIIYVGSTMTVATWMMAAYFDSIPISLEEASWIDGCSVFGSFTKVVLRNSLPGILSTAIFAFLLAWNDYLVAIVFLRSNEIFTLPMGVQSFFQQNATDWTSVMALAVVMMLPPIIVFATLNKYFSVGGIGGSLAGR
- a CDS encoding carbohydrate ABC transporter permease encodes the protein MTTTTAQSGLSRARKGIAPGGGGSGSGNRKSKLSAQTTRTFIWLLIPSVVLLVLIHGYPLIYAAVQATHDGDLLQTGNFVAGDNFAAVLSSPAFWKAAQFTLMFTIVGVFGSWLVGLGLALLLRTRIPAGGTFKVLLLLPWVVPIVVSSTAWNWLVATPDSLIPSLFRNFGLGTPLFLADPNLAAITVMVFKVWVSFPFMMMMISAALASVDTTVYEAASMDGATRWQQFSQITLPLIARSTYISWILMTIFCVNDFPTIYLLTGGGPVNATTSLVVLAYRTVFQDFATGPGVAIAFLMTMTLVVISVLLYRQIRKSSVE
- a CDS encoding ABC transporter substrate-binding protein: MSTKPSIASSAFSRRGFLGFAAAAASVPLLAACGGGSASQGGGGSAGGTIKFWDMPWATPAYNDAAKKIAEGFSGANSKASYQIIQWNNFYQTFSSAIASKTGPAVSTGGGFQAFQFEKQGQIAYADKVIEKLKSNGQFDDFLPGVLDPFKTDKGYVAVPWQLDMRVFWYRKSLFEKANVALPTDWPSLLEAGKALKKVGAFGFTTGAGSGNNYANHSMIMMMVNNGGGVFTKDGELDLMNDRNVEAMEFVLELVSNGIVDPAAVSYTTDNMSAQWKDGKAGYGLFQVNVPQRVGDTSGDLLVADPIKGPHGDKATIVFPNNIMMYTNTPSQEASEEFLVYYLGQLKELWRQKLMSALPVFKSITEIPEFASDPNNVKIVKEWQPIAKTFASQGNTLNANLAALDGGQALNQFSQTIITGKSDAKTALQTFQSALESVLKK